In the Sulfitobacter pacificus genome, one interval contains:
- a CDS encoding pyruvate dehydrogenase complex dihydrolipoamide acetyltransferase — protein sequence MPIEILMPALSPTMEEGTLAKWVVKEGDTVSSGDVMAEIETDKATMEFEAIDEGVIGKILIAEGTEGVKVNAVIAILLEDGESADDIGETSTPAAAPKPESKGEPATENAAPAEASKPAPAAPVASDGSRVFASPLARRIAADKGLDLNDIKGSGPRGRIIKADVEGLSKSDAPKAAAAAPAAAAPASPAMAAGPATDTILKMYEGREFEEVKLDGMRKTIAARLTEAKQTVPHFYLRRDIQLDNLMAFRGQLNKQLEPRGVKLSVNDFIIKACALALQQVPEANAVWAGDRVLKLKPSDVAVAVAIEGGLFTPVLQDAEMKSLSALSAEMKDLATRARDRKLAPHEYQGGSFAISNLGMFGIDNFDAVINPPHGAILAVGAGTKKPVVGADGEMAIATVMSVTLSVDHRVIDGALGANLLNAIKDNLEAPMTMLA from the coding sequence ATGCCTATAGAAATTCTCATGCCCGCACTGTCCCCCACAATGGAAGAAGGCACGCTTGCCAAATGGGTGGTTAAAGAAGGGGACACCGTTTCCTCCGGCGATGTCATGGCCGAGATCGAGACCGACAAGGCCACGATGGAATTCGAGGCGATTGACGAAGGGGTGATTGGCAAGATCCTGATTGCCGAAGGCACCGAAGGGGTAAAGGTCAATGCCGTTATCGCCATATTGCTGGAAGATGGCGAAAGCGCGGATGATATCGGTGAGACCTCCACACCTGCTGCTGCGCCCAAACCCGAAAGCAAGGGTGAACCAGCAACAGAAAATGCAGCCCCTGCTGAAGCGAGCAAACCCGCCCCCGCAGCACCGGTTGCCTCGGATGGCAGCCGGGTATTCGCCTCTCCGCTCGCACGCCGCATTGCTGCCGACAAGGGCCTTGATCTGAATGACATCAAGGGCTCCGGCCCGCGTGGACGGATCATCAAAGCAGATGTTGAAGGGCTGTCGAAATCGGATGCACCAAAGGCAGCAGCAGCGGCACCTGCCGCCGCAGCACCCGCAAGCCCTGCGATGGCTGCTGGCCCTGCCACCGACACGATCCTCAAGATGTATGAAGGCCGTGAATTCGAGGAAGTCAAACTGGACGGTATGCGCAAAACCATCGCCGCCCGCCTGACCGAAGCCAAACAAACCGTGCCGCATTTCTATCTGCGTCGTGACATTCAGCTTGATAATCTCATGGCGTTTCGCGGCCAGCTGAACAAACAACTTGAACCGCGCGGCGTGAAACTTTCGGTGAATGATTTCATCATCAAAGCCTGCGCTTTGGCTTTGCAACAAGTGCCGGAAGCCAATGCTGTCTGGGCCGGTGACCGGGTGTTGAAACTCAAACCATCGGACGTCGCCGTTGCGGTGGCCATCGAAGGTGGATTGTTCACACCGGTCTTGCAAGACGCTGAAATGAAAAGCCTTTCGGCACTTTCGGCTGAGATGAAAGATCTTGCTACCCGGGCCCGTGATCGCAAGCTTGCCCCTCATGAATATCAGGGCGGCAGCTTTGCAATTTCCAATCTCGGTATGTTCGGCATCGACAATTTCGATGCGGTGATTAACCCGCCGCACGGTGCCATTCTGGCCGTTGGGGCTGGTACCAAGAAACCGGTTGTTGGGGCAGATGGCGAAATGGCAATTGCAACGGTCATGTCTGTCACCCTCTCAGTGGACCACCGGGTGATTGACGGCGCTTTGGGGGCAAATCTGCTGAATGCGATCAAGGACAACCTTGAAGCACCAATGACGATGCTGGCCTAG
- a CDS encoding pyruvate dehydrogenase complex E1 component subunit beta, producing MATEILMPALSPTMEEGTLAKWLVKEGDTVSSGDIMAEIETDKATMEFEAVDEGVIGKILIAEGTEGVKVNTAIAILLEDGESTDDIDTAKPEKASAPAPAEKAQSSEDAPAAGMSHPEPQVDTSPDWPEGTTLKQQTVREALRDGMAEEMRRDESVFLMGEEVAEYQGAYKISQGMLDEFGPKRVIDTPITEHGFAGIGVGAAFGGLRPIVEFMTFNFAMQAIDHIINSAAKTLYMSGGQMGAPMVFRGPNGAAARVGAQHSQDYAAWYMQIPGLKVAMPYSASDYKGLMKTAIRDPNPVIFLENEILYGRSFDVPELDDYTVPFGKARIWREGDDVTIVSFGIGMSYALEAADKLAEDGINAEVIDLRTLRPMDTGAILKSVMKTNRLVTVEEGWPQGSVGNYISSVVMQEAFDYLDAPVINCTGKDVPMPYAANLEKHALLTTDEVIEAVKKVTYK from the coding sequence ATGGCTACTGAAATTCTGATGCCCGCCCTGAGCCCGACTATGGAAGAAGGCACCCTGGCCAAATGGCTGGTCAAAGAGGGTGACACTGTCTCCTCTGGTGACATCATGGCAGAGATTGAAACCGACAAGGCCACGATGGAATTCGAAGCCGTCGATGAAGGGGTGATTGGCAAGATCCTGATCGCAGAAGGCACCGAAGGGGTGAAAGTGAACACCGCCATCGCCATTCTGCTGGAAGACGGCGAAAGCACCGATGACATCGACACGGCCAAACCGGAAAAGGCCAGTGCCCCCGCCCCTGCGGAAAAAGCGCAATCCTCCGAGGATGCCCCTGCCGCCGGGATGAGCCACCCGGAACCACAGGTCGACACATCGCCTGATTGGCCGGAAGGCACCACATTGAAACAGCAAACCGTGCGCGAAGCCTTGCGTGACGGCATGGCCGAAGAAATGCGCCGTGACGAAAGCGTTTTCCTCATGGGCGAGGAGGTTGCCGAATATCAGGGGGCCTATAAAATCTCCCAGGGGATGCTGGACGAGTTCGGCCCCAAGAGGGTCATCGACACGCCCATCACCGAACATGGTTTTGCCGGGATCGGTGTCGGTGCAGCCTTTGGCGGTCTGCGCCCGATTGTTGAATTCATGACCTTCAACTTCGCGATGCAGGCGATCGACCATATCATCAACTCTGCGGCCAAGACGCTTTATATGTCTGGCGGTCAGATGGGGGCACCGATGGTCTTCCGTGGTCCCAATGGTGCCGCCGCCCGTGTAGGCGCCCAGCACAGCCAGGACTATGCCGCATGGTATATGCAGATTCCCGGCCTCAAGGTTGCGATGCCCTATTCCGCGTCAGACTATAAGGGTCTGATGAAGACGGCGATCCGTGACCCGAACCCGGTGATTTTCCTTGAAAATGAAATCCTCTATGGGCGCAGTTTTGATGTGCCTGAACTGGACGATTACACCGTTCCCTTCGGCAAGGCCCGGATCTGGCGCGAGGGCGATGATGTCACCATCGTCAGCTTTGGCATCGGCATGAGCTATGCTCTGGAAGCGGCGGATAAACTGGCCGAAGACGGGATCAACGCAGAGGTCATCGACCTGCGTACCCTGCGCCCGATGGACACTGGCGCGATCCTGAAATCAGTGATGAAAACCAACCGTCTGGTGACGGTTGAAGAAGGCTGGCCACAAGGCTCTGTCGGTAATTATATCTCTTCGGTCGTGATGCAGGAGGCGTTTGATTACCTCGACGCGCCGGTCATCAATTGTACCGGAAAGGATGTGCCGATGCCCTATGCAGCGAACCTTGAAAAACATGCCTTGCTGACCACCGACGAGGTCATCGAAGCGGTCAAAAAAGTAACCTATAAATAA
- the pdhA gene encoding pyruvate dehydrogenase (acetyl-transferring) E1 component subunit alpha yields MAAKKTTKKPNVSADELKAFYKDMLLIRRFEEKAGQLYGMGLIGGFCHLYIGQEAVVVGLEAAAEEGDKRITSYRDHGHMLACGMDPNGVMAELTGREGGYSKGKGGSMHMFSKEKHFYGGHGIVAAQVPLGAGLAFADKYKDNGRVTFTYFGDGAANQGQVYETFNMAALWGLPCIFVIENNQYAMGTSQQRSTSSAEIWERGKAFGIPGEAVDGMDVLAVKAAGETAVAHCRSGKGPYILEIKTYRYRGHSMSDPAKYRTREEVQKMRDERDPIEAVRSLLLTGKHATEDDLKAIDKDIKKIVNESADFAKESPEPHLDELWTDIYATEVPQEAV; encoded by the coding sequence ATGGCGGCAAAGAAAACCACCAAGAAGCCAAATGTCTCTGCTGACGAACTCAAGGCCTTTTACAAGGATATGTTACTGATCCGAAGGTTCGAGGAAAAAGCCGGCCAGCTTTATGGCATGGGACTGATTGGCGGGTTTTGCCATCTTTATATCGGTCAGGAAGCCGTTGTTGTCGGGCTAGAGGCAGCCGCCGAAGAAGGCGACAAGCGCATCACCTCTTATCGCGACCACGGTCACATGCTGGCGTGCGGCATGGACCCGAACGGTGTGATGGCAGAGCTGACCGGCCGCGAGGGGGGATACTCAAAGGGCAAGGGCGGCTCCATGCATATGTTCAGCAAGGAGAAGCACTTTTACGGCGGCCATGGCATTGTGGCTGCGCAGGTGCCTCTGGGTGCCGGGCTGGCCTTTGCGGATAAGTACAAGGATAATGGGCGCGTGACCTTCACCTATTTCGGCGATGGGGCTGCGAACCAGGGGCAGGTTTACGAAACTTTCAACATGGCCGCACTTTGGGGATTGCCCTGCATCTTCGTGATTGAAAACAACCAATACGCCATGGGCACCTCGCAACAGCGTTCGACCTCCTCTGCCGAGATCTGGGAACGTGGCAAGGCCTTTGGCATTCCGGGTGAAGCGGTGGATGGCATGGATGTGCTGGCGGTGAAGGCCGCAGGTGAGACCGCCGTGGCGCACTGCCGGTCCGGCAAGGGGCCCTATATTCTGGAAATCAAAACCTACCGCTATCGCGGCCATTCGATGTCTGACCCGGCGAAGTACCGCACCCGCGAAGAAGTACAGAAGATGCGCGATGAACGCGATCCGATCGAAGCGGTACGCAGCCTGCTGCTGACCGGCAAACATGCCACCGAAGATGACCTGAAAGCCATCGACAAGGACATCAAAAAGATCGTCAACGAAAGCGCCGATTTCGCCAAGGAAAGCCCGGAGCCGCATCTGGATGAGCTTTGGACCGATATCTATGCAACCGAAGTCCCGCAGGAGGCTGTGTAA
- a CDS encoding FtsB family cell division protein: MNRTPRPAFGTLFFFAIAFALSLYFTFAAVQGDFGLFRRAEIVAESEDLRHKLAQVESDVARMENLTKRMSDDYLDLDLLDEQARRVLGMVRSDEIVIR, translated from the coding sequence ATGAACCGCACCCCGCGCCCGGCATTTGGCACATTGTTTTTCTTTGCAATCGCCTTTGCGCTTAGTCTTTATTTTACCTTTGCCGCTGTGCAGGGTGATTTCGGTCTGTTCCGCCGAGCGGAGATTGTCGCCGAAAGCGAAGACCTGCGTCACAAGCTGGCACAGGTGGAAAGCGACGTTGCGCGGATGGAAAACCTGACCAAACGGATGTCGGATGACTATCTGGATCTTGATCTGCTCGACGAACAGGCCCGCCGTGTTCTGGGCATGGTGCGCAGCGACGAGATTGTAATCCGCTGA
- a CDS encoding phosphoglycerate kinase: MGWKSLDDLEMAEKRVLVRVDINVPVEDGRVTDATRIERIAPTVRDILDKGGKPMLLAHFGRPKGQVNPEMSLAQVLPALEQALERKVVLLETLEAAETLSAEAEAADVLLLENIRFYPGEEGNDPDFARRLAALGDIYCNDAFSAAHRAHASTSGIAQHLPSCAGRLMQAELRALEAALSTPERPVGAVVGGAKVSTKIALLENLVNRLDTLIIGGGMANTFLGALGADMGASLQEPDFYDTARDILAQAERAGCRVILPQDGLVTREFAAGAAHEVVQLGAETKLDSDQMVLDAGPASVEIVRAAFEGLKTLIWNGPLGAFEIAPFDTATVAAAQIAAKQTIDGALVSVAGGGDTVAALNKAGVADDFTYISTAGGAFLEWMEGKTLPGVAALNGSAA, translated from the coding sequence ATGGGCTGGAAATCGCTGGACGATCTGGAAATGGCAGAAAAGCGCGTGTTGGTGCGGGTGGACATTAACGTTCCGGTTGAAGATGGCCGCGTTACCGATGCCACGCGGATTGAGCGGATTGCGCCAACGGTACGCGACATTCTGGACAAAGGCGGCAAGCCAATGCTGTTGGCGCATTTCGGACGCCCCAAAGGACAGGTGAACCCCGAGATGAGCCTTGCGCAGGTTCTGCCCGCTTTGGAACAGGCGCTGGAACGCAAGGTTGTGTTGCTGGAAACGCTGGAGGCGGCAGAGACCCTCTCAGCCGAGGCAGAGGCCGCTGATGTGCTGCTGCTTGAGAACATCCGTTTCTATCCGGGTGAAGAAGGCAATGACCCTGATTTTGCCCGACGTCTGGCCGCGCTGGGTGACATCTATTGCAATGATGCGTTTTCTGCCGCCCACCGCGCCCATGCCTCGACCAGTGGCATTGCACAGCACCTGCCCTCCTGCGCGGGTCGCTTGATGCAGGCGGAACTACGCGCATTGGAGGCAGCCTTGTCCACGCCAGAGCGTCCCGTGGGGGCCGTTGTGGGCGGTGCAAAAGTATCGACCAAAATCGCCTTGCTGGAAAATCTGGTGAACCGTCTGGATACGTTGATCATCGGCGGAGGCATGGCCAATACCTTTCTGGGCGCGCTGGGTGCAGATATGGGTGCCTCGCTGCAAGAGCCTGATTTTTATGACACCGCCCGCGATATTCTGGCACAGGCAGAACGCGCGGGATGTCGTGTGATCCTGCCGCAGGACGGTTTGGTCACCCGTGAGTTCGCCGCTGGCGCCGCCCATGAGGTGGTGCAACTGGGCGCAGAGACAAAGCTCGACAGCGACCAGATGGTGCTGGATGCCGGCCCTGCCAGCGTCGAGATTGTACGCGCTGCTTTTGAGGGGCTCAAAACCCTGATCTGGAACGGCCCGCTTGGGGCCTTTGAAATTGCGCCATTCGACACCGCCACGGTTGCCGCGGCACAGATTGCCGCCAAACAAACCATTGATGGCGCATTGGTTTCGGTCGCCGGTGGCGGTGATACGGTTGCTGCCCTGAACAAGGCCGGTGTTGCAGACGATTTCACGTATATTTCCACGGCGGGCGGTGCCTTTCTGGAATGGATGGAGGGCAAAACCCTGCCCGGTGTCGCCGCATTGAACGGCAGCGCAGCCTAG
- a CDS encoding peptidylprolyl isomerase, with protein sequence MAEIKDPENTILMELKDGTVTIELMPDLAPKHVARMKELARAGKYDNVCFHRVIDGFMAQTGDVQHGNMEDGFNLRSAGTGGSDLGNVPAEFSKVPHARGSIGAARSANPDSANSQFFINFSNNDFLNGQYTVYGQVISGMEHVDAITRGEPPANPDRMISVKVAADV encoded by the coding sequence ATGGCCGAGATCAAAGACCCGGAAAACACCATCCTGATGGAGCTGAAAGATGGCACCGTCACCATCGAGCTTATGCCAGATCTGGCCCCCAAGCATGTGGCGCGGATGAAAGAGCTGGCCCGTGCCGGTAAATATGACAACGTTTGCTTTCACCGTGTGATCGATGGCTTCATGGCACAGACCGGTGACGTGCAGCACGGCAACATGGAAGACGGGTTTAACCTGCGCAGCGCGGGAACCGGTGGCTCTGACCTTGGCAATGTGCCAGCGGAGTTTTCCAAAGTGCCCCACGCACGGGGTTCTATCGGCGCGGCACGTTCCGCCAACCCTGACTCGGCCAACAGCCAGTTCTTCATCAACTTCTCGAACAATGATTTCCTGAATGGCCAATACACGGTCTACGGTCAGGTTATTTCTGGCATGGAACATGTTGATGCCATCACTCGGGGCGAGCCGCCTGCGAACCCGGACCGTATGATCAGCGTCAAGGTTGCGGCAGATGTTTAA
- a CDS encoding peptidylprolyl isomerase, with the protein MFKSALTGGLVAALMGSAAAASGIKIEVAGEANGTIVIDLLEDVAPNHVERITTLAASGAYDGVVFHRVIEGFMAQTGDVEFGKEGGDTRRAGMGGSDMPDVAAEFSDVPFDKGVVGMARSQNPDSANSQFFIMFDAGHFLNGQYTVVGRVTEGQDVVEAIKLGTGGNGAMVGAPDVMKSVTVID; encoded by the coding sequence ATGTTTAAATCGGCTTTGACCGGCGGCCTCGTGGCGGCGCTCATGGGATCTGCGGCTGCGGCTTCGGGAATCAAGATCGAAGTGGCGGGCGAGGCCAATGGCACAATTGTCATTGACCTATTGGAAGATGTCGCCCCCAATCATGTAGAGCGGATCACAACGCTGGCGGCCTCTGGTGCCTATGACGGTGTTGTTTTTCACCGCGTGATCGAAGGCTTTATGGCGCAGACCGGCGATGTTGAATTCGGCAAAGAAGGCGGCGACACCCGTCGCGCCGGCATGGGCGGTTCCGATATGCCCGATGTCGCGGCAGAGTTTTCCGATGTGCCTTTCGACAAAGGTGTGGTGGGCATGGCCCGATCACAAAACCCGGATTCTGCGAACAGCCAGTTCTTCATCATGTTTGATGCGGGGCATTTCCTGAACGGTCAATACACGGTTGTTGGCCGTGTGACCGAAGGGCAGGACGTTGTGGAGGCCATCAAACTGGGCACCGGTGGCAATGGTGCCATGGTTGGCGCGCCAGATGTAATGAAATCGGTGACAGTCATCGACTAA
- a CDS encoding bactofilin family protein, translating to MFSKSKINDPAPSKDADASKPAAPSAPAPQATAQAKPSEFKASAPKAKPPASLLSADLHVTGNMKTTGDIQVEGTVEGDIRAHLLTIGESATIKGEVIADDVVINGRIVGRVRGLKVRLTSTARVEGDIIHKTIAIESGAHFEGSVQRQDDPLNPGAKSSPVPKGNPAA from the coding sequence ATGTTTTCTAAAAGCAAAATCAACGACCCCGCCCCGAGCAAAGACGCAGACGCGTCCAAACCGGCAGCCCCTTCAGCCCCTGCCCCGCAGGCGACCGCACAGGCAAAGCCAAGCGAATTCAAGGCCAGCGCACCAAAGGCCAAACCGCCTGCCTCGCTGCTCTCTGCTGATCTGCATGTGACCGGCAATATGAAGACAACAGGCGATATTCAGGTTGAAGGTACGGTTGAAGGCGACATTCGCGCGCATCTGCTGACCATCGGTGAAAGCGCCACCATCAAGGGTGAAGTGATTGCTGATGATGTGGTGATCAACGGCCGTATCGTGGGCCGTGTGCGCGGCTTGAAGGTGCGTTTGACTTCGACCGCACGGGTCGAGGGTGACATCATTCACAAAACCATCGCGATTGAATCCGGTGCCCACTTCGAAGGCTCCGTTCAGCGCCAGGATGATCCCTTGAACCCCGGTGCGAAATCCTCCCCGGTGCCCAAGGGTAACCCTGCCGCCTAA
- a CDS encoding DUF5930 domain-containing protein: protein MRTRIAIKIHSILETYFPERRVFLKSDSDTRFIRLRPSTQLIAFAGSALLVAWSIIATAVILMDSIGSGNFREQAKRDQRTYQARLNDLSSQRDSRATEALAAQERFNVALKQISVMQSELLQSETQRRELETGIDVIQSTLRETMQDRETARAELAALEGSLEEGDTGAVRTASNAAPIGFLAEALEQTAKERDKVVADAQEALLEADRMSQQIALMRDQNDAIFRQLEEAMTVSVAPLDKMFRSAGMPTDRILETVRRGYSGQGGPMTPLTFSTRGEEPTADTLRANRLLNQMDRLNLYRIAAEKAPFANPVKDAFRFTSKFGYRRDPKTGGRRMHSGVDFAARSGTPLYATADGVVTHAGWQSGYGRLVKIQHEFGIETRYAHQSRIRVKVGQRVSRGQHIGDMGASGRVTGVHLHYEVRVGGKAVNPMIYIKAANDVF from the coding sequence GTGCGCACACGGATCGCGATCAAAATCCATTCGATTCTGGAAACCTATTTCCCGGAACGCCGCGTTTTCCTGAAGTCCGACAGCGACACCCGATTTATCCGCCTCCGCCCCAGCACCCAATTGATTGCATTTGCCGGCAGCGCCCTGTTGGTCGCCTGGTCGATCATCGCCACCGCTGTGATCCTGATGGACAGCATCGGGTCGGGCAATTTTCGCGAACAGGCCAAACGTGATCAGCGCACCTATCAGGCCCGCCTGAACGACCTGTCCTCACAACGTGACAGCCGCGCCACCGAAGCGCTGGCCGCGCAGGAACGGTTTAACGTCGCATTAAAACAGATCTCTGTGATGCAATCAGAACTGTTGCAGTCAGAAACCCAGAGACGTGAACTGGAAACCGGGATCGACGTGATCCAAAGCACCCTGCGCGAGACCATGCAGGACCGCGAAACCGCACGGGCGGAACTGGCGGCGCTTGAGGGCAGCCTGGAAGAGGGCGACACCGGTGCCGTGCGCACAGCATCAAATGCTGCGCCCATCGGTTTTCTGGCCGAGGCGCTTGAGCAAACTGCGAAAGAGCGGGACAAGGTTGTGGCTGACGCGCAGGAAGCCCTGTTGGAAGCCGACCGGATGAGCCAGCAGATTGCCCTGATGCGCGATCAGAACGATGCGATTTTCCGCCAGCTGGAAGAAGCGATGACCGTCTCTGTCGCGCCGCTGGACAAGATGTTCCGCAGCGCGGGCATGCCCACCGACCGTATTCTTGAAACTGTCCGCCGCGGCTACTCCGGTCAGGGCGGCCCGATGACCCCGCTGACATTCAGTACCCGTGGTGAAGAACCCACAGCAGATACCCTGCGGGCGAACCGGTTGCTGAACCAGATGGACCGGCTGAACCTCTACCGGATTGCCGCCGAAAAGGCCCCGTTTGCGAATCCCGTGAAGGATGCCTTCCGCTTTACCAGCAAATTCGGCTATCGCCGCGATCCGAAAACCGGTGGCCGCCGGATGCATTCCGGTGTTGATTTCGCCGCCCGCAGCGGCACACCACTTTATGCCACAGCGGACGGTGTTGTGACCCATGCGGGCTGGCAATCAGGATATGGTAGGCTTGTCAAAATCCAGCATGAATTTGGCATTGAAACCCGTTATGCGCATCAATCCCGCATCCGCGTAAAAGTCGGACAAAGGGTCTCGCGCGGGCAACATATCGGTGATATGGGAGCCTCTGGAAGAGTAACCGGCGTTCATCTGCACTACGAAGTGCGTGTAGGTGGCAAGGCTGTAAACCCGATGATCTATATCAAGGCAGCAAACGATGTTTTCTAA
- a CDS encoding ferritin-like domain-containing protein, translating to MMPLAQMAESVLRCGDGREKTALSRRLAAEWQAARAAGEQPEIGRADPPMHPARPAQPELLNPRDVPSRKPGTPEGRIALLHAVAHIELNAVDLHWDIIARFADVEMPMGFYDDWVKAADEESKHFNLMADCLEELGSFYGALPAHAGMWRAAEDTTSDFMGRLAVVPMVLEARGLDVTPGMIKLFKQAKAQSAVAALETIYAEEVAHVAYGSKWFHFLCGRHNEDPKERFHALVRTYFHGHLKPPFNEEKRAEAGIPPDFYWPLTA from the coding sequence ATGATGCCGCTGGCGCAGATGGCCGAAAGCGTGTTGCGTTGCGGCGATGGACGGGAAAAAACCGCCCTGTCGCGACGTCTGGCCGCAGAGTGGCAGGCGGCGCGTGCAGCAGGCGAGCAGCCCGAAATTGGCCGCGCTGATCCGCCGATGCACCCGGCCCGCCCGGCACAGCCGGAGCTGTTGAACCCACGTGATGTGCCCAGCCGCAAACCCGGCACGCCAGAGGGGCGCATCGCCCTGCTGCACGCTGTGGCGCATATCGAACTGAACGCGGTGGACTTGCATTGGGACATCATCGCACGGTTTGCAGATGTCGAAATGCCGATGGGATTTTACGATGATTGGGTCAAAGCGGCGGATGAAGAGTCCAAACATTTCAACCTGATGGCCGATTGTCTGGAGGAATTGGGCAGTTTTTACGGGGCGCTGCCCGCCCATGCAGGCATGTGGCGCGCCGCCGAGGATACCACCAGTGATTTCATGGGCCGTCTGGCTGTGGTGCCGATGGTGCTGGAGGCGCGTGGTCTTGATGTGACGCCGGGGATGATCAAACTGTTCAAACAGGCCAAGGCACAAAGCGCGGTTGCAGCGCTTGAGACCATCTATGCAGAGGAAGTCGCCCATGTCGCCTATGGCAGCAAGTGGTTTCACTTTCTGTGCGGCCGCCACAACGAAGACCCCAAAGAGCGGTTTCACGCCCTGGTGCGGACTTATTTCCATGGCCACCTGAAGCCACCGTTTAACGAAGAGAAACGCGCCGAGGCAGGCATCCCGCCGGACTTCTACTGGCCGCTGACCGCCTGA